A single Gammaproteobacteria bacterium DNA region contains:
- a CDS encoding TlpA disulfide reductase family protein, which produces MLATYTPIEMLAGEQELVLRGHFRTDRDGQYNRRLDNIQVATLEPAVKGTFAASFTLSDDIVYAAFVVENNAGERIDANGGKLFELLVHGEDGEPLYHSLIQRAYDHAGRNWITAYESNRLAMQLYPDSLRGWSVLRFHEDVALGSTGSDSLLAWHQENFRGLHEEYAHRTQLSPATVVAIQGYAQDVEDSVALAFWTERARDEGRGTRSWAQIVGIETLRKFFEDRDADAALAAFEEYWPYAEGTGSQMLSWALQMAADDLAATDRWIERMLADRGSQFSAARVLASFPERRERALELARQGLERPARAGREPADLVVHPRRPLGRTVSEYARTRARQWADRLVTYSELLSAAGEEDEALEALEEAVATAVDPAVFQRLADLKLSRGDIAGATRDYAVVAVDPLTSIAEADSLAALVGQNPEGPEWRALLESAEARMLPRILADTVRWAPRPNSVADKHGNRMPVPDLVAGRTTVLVFWTRGCAYSVDEIPQVLRLRERLDPNAVQILSVTTDDQPGPGMEEFIAARGVSYPVYYDLDAEAQNAFGVSGTPAYFVLDASGNVRFAFSHVSDIPRQLEALAQLRDNPLPKS; this is translated from the coding sequence ATGCTAGCCACCTATACTCCGATCGAGATGCTGGCAGGCGAGCAAGAGCTCGTGCTGCGCGGTCACTTCCGGACGGACCGAGATGGCCAGTACAATCGCCGTTTGGACAACATTCAGGTCGCCACGCTGGAGCCGGCTGTCAAGGGCACCTTCGCCGCGAGCTTCACCCTTTCCGACGACATCGTGTACGCTGCTTTCGTGGTCGAGAATAACGCTGGCGAGCGCATCGACGCCAATGGCGGGAAGCTGTTCGAGCTGTTGGTGCACGGGGAGGACGGCGAGCCTCTCTACCACTCGTTGATTCAGCGCGCCTACGACCATGCCGGCCGCAACTGGATCACGGCCTACGAGTCCAATCGGCTTGCAATGCAACTCTATCCCGACTCCCTGCGAGGCTGGAGTGTGCTGCGGTTCCACGAGGATGTGGCGCTCGGTTCCACCGGAAGCGACAGCCTGCTTGCTTGGCACCAGGAGAACTTCAGGGGCCTTCATGAAGAGTATGCCCACCGGACTCAACTCTCCCCGGCGACCGTCGTAGCGATCCAGGGTTACGCGCAAGACGTGGAGGACTCGGTCGCCCTGGCGTTTTGGACAGAGCGTGCTCGAGACGAGGGCAGGGGCACGCGCTCGTGGGCGCAGATCGTTGGAATCGAGACCCTCCGCAAGTTCTTCGAGGACCGTGACGCCGACGCCGCGCTGGCAGCGTTCGAAGAGTATTGGCCATACGCGGAGGGTACCGGATCACAGATGCTGAGTTGGGCGCTGCAGATGGCCGCTGACGACCTGGCAGCGACCGACCGCTGGATCGAAAGAATGCTTGCGGATCGGGGAAGCCAATTCTCTGCCGCAAGAGTGTTGGCCAGCTTTCCCGAGCGACGAGAACGGGCGCTGGAACTCGCGCGCCAGGGACTGGAACGCCCTGCGCGAGCCGGACGGGAACCCGCAGATCTCGTGGTGCATCCCAGAAGACCACTTGGCCGGACCGTGAGCGAGTATGCACGAACCCGGGCCCGACAGTGGGCGGACCGGCTGGTGACTTACAGCGAGCTTCTCTCCGCTGCGGGAGAGGAAGACGAGGCGTTGGAGGCTCTTGAGGAGGCGGTCGCCACAGCGGTGGACCCCGCGGTCTTCCAACGCCTCGCTGACCTGAAGTTGTCTCGGGGAGACATCGCGGGTGCGACGCGTGACTACGCCGTTGTCGCGGTCGATCCCCTTACAAGTATCGCCGAGGCGGATTCGCTGGCGGCCCTGGTCGGGCAGAATCCCGAGGGCCCGGAATGGCGCGCTCTTCTCGAGTCGGCCGAAGCACGAATGCTTCCGCGCATCCTCGCGGACACCGTCCGGTGGGCCCCCCGCCCCAACAGCGTCGCCGACAAGCACGGAAACCGTATGCCCGTTCCGGACCTCGTCGCGGGCAGGACCACCGTGCTCGTCTTCTGGACGCGGGGCTGTGCATATTCTGTCGACGAGATTCCGCAGGTGCTGCGTCTCCGCGAACGCCTTGATCCCAACGCTGTCCAAATCCTCTCTGTCACGACTGACGACCAGCCCGGTCCGGGCATGGAAGAGTTCATTGCGGCCCGAGGCGTGAGCTATCCCGTGTATTATGATTTGGATGCAGAGGCCCAGAACGCTTTCGGCGTCAGTGGGACTCCGGCGTACTTTGTATTGGACGCCAGTGGCAACGTGCGTTTCGCCTTCTCGCACGTCTCCGACATCCCGAGGCAGTTGGAGGCACTCGCGCAACTCCGGGACAACCCGCTGCCGAAATCGTAG
- a CDS encoding response regulator transcription factor, whose protein sequence is MKKIRVLLIDDHKVVRAGLRALLESTGRIEVVGEASSGEEGVADAERLEPDVVIMDLAMPGMGGIRATRKITALDLDARVLVLTVHDEEDQLARSLDAGATGYLNKSVADTDLIGAIEALARGHSYLPRQAAELLARSKGERAREVPGLDALSARERTVIELCARGFTASETARRMFVSPKTVEGYLARARRKLGLTGRTDIVRFALESGLLSGSEQE, encoded by the coding sequence TTGAAGAAGATCCGCGTGCTGTTGATCGACGATCACAAGGTCGTGCGCGCCGGACTCCGGGCGTTGCTGGAATCCACCGGCCGGATCGAGGTTGTGGGCGAGGCATCTTCGGGCGAGGAGGGCGTGGCCGACGCGGAGCGGCTCGAACCCGATGTCGTCATCATGGACCTGGCGATGCCCGGCATGGGCGGCATCCGGGCCACGCGCAAGATCACAGCTCTCGACCTCGACGCCAGAGTTCTGGTCCTGACCGTGCACGATGAGGAGGATCAGCTTGCGCGCTCGCTCGACGCCGGGGCGACGGGCTATCTCAACAAGTCGGTGGCCGACACGGACCTCATCGGGGCGATCGAAGCCCTTGCCCGCGGGCACTCCTACCTTCCGCGCCAAGCCGCCGAGCTTCTCGCGCGCAGCAAGGGCGAGCGCGCCCGGGAGGTGCCAGGACTGGACGCCCTGTCGGCGCGGGAACGCACGGTGATCGAGCTGTGCGCCCGCGGTTTCACCGCCAGCGAGACGGCCAGGAGGATGTTCGTCAGTCCGAAGACGGTCGAGGGGTATTTGGCGCGCGCGCGGCGCAAGCTGGGCCTGACCGGCCGCACCGACATCGTGCGGTTCGCCCTCGAAAGCGGGCTGTTGAGCGGCAGCGAACAGGAGTAG
- a CDS encoding PAS domain-containing sensor histidine kinase has protein sequence MTSCRVPPGLLEGSLLSDDDHYRAVFEASPDATLIVDSEGLILDVNEQAVRMFGWSREALTGASVERLVPSHKRAAHLDHRMHYVRQPRSRPMGAGLELYALRRDGTEFPVEISLSPWTPPREAGHVICAIRDISAWERMRKRSGLMVAAMEQERKRLSLELHDEVLQCLVSLKVRVKLMRDETDDGRRTREGEQISGEILDTFNAVKRLIRGLRPPELEHQGLAGALRDHFHLLRDSTGFQVNAQVGDVDDELDETTALTLYRVVQEAVANAARHSGERSAMVRVGSGGGYVVAEVRDRGRGFELRDPGSAEPYDHVGITGMTERAAMVGGDVTISTAPGRGTLVRLTVPARGAPAMSGVRGP, from the coding sequence GTGACTTCCTGCCGTGTGCCGCCCGGACTGCTGGAGGGCAGCCTGCTTTCCGACGACGACCACTACCGGGCGGTGTTCGAGGCTTCTCCGGACGCCACGCTGATTGTGGACTCCGAGGGTCTCATCCTCGATGTCAACGAGCAGGCGGTGAGGATGTTCGGGTGGAGCCGCGAAGCGCTGACGGGTGCTTCGGTCGAGCGGCTTGTACCGTCGCATAAGCGGGCAGCGCACCTCGACCACCGGATGCACTACGTCCGGCAGCCGCGAAGCCGACCGATGGGTGCCGGACTCGAGCTGTACGCGCTGCGCAGGGACGGCACCGAGTTCCCCGTGGAGATCAGCCTGAGTCCCTGGACCCCACCCCGGGAGGCGGGCCACGTCATCTGCGCGATCCGGGACATCTCGGCATGGGAGCGGATGCGCAAGCGCTCCGGCTTGATGGTGGCGGCGATGGAGCAGGAGCGAAAACGCCTGTCGCTCGAACTGCACGACGAAGTATTGCAGTGCCTCGTGTCGCTCAAGGTCCGGGTCAAGCTCATGCGAGACGAGACGGACGATGGGCGACGGACGCGGGAGGGCGAGCAGATCAGCGGCGAGATCCTGGACACGTTCAATGCGGTGAAGAGATTGATCCGCGGGCTCCGGCCGCCGGAGCTCGAGCACCAGGGATTGGCAGGCGCACTGCGCGATCACTTCCACCTCCTTCGGGATTCCACCGGCTTCCAGGTGAATGCCCAGGTCGGCGACGTGGACGACGAGTTGGACGAAACGACGGCTCTGACGCTCTACAGGGTGGTCCAGGAGGCTGTCGCCAACGCCGCGCGGCACTCCGGCGAGCGTTCGGCGATGGTCCGGGTCGGGTCCGGCGGCGGTTACGTGGTCGCAGAGGTCCGGGACCGGGGCCGGGGGTTTGAGTTGCGGGATCCCGGGTCTGCGGAGCCCTACGACCATGTGGGCATCACGGGCATGACGGAACGTGCCGCCATGGTTGGCGGTGACGTGACGATCAGTACAGCTCCCGGGCGCGGCACGCTGGTTCGGCTGACCGTTCCCGCCCGGGGCGCGCCAGCGATGTCGGGGGTCCGCGGGCCTTGA